Genomic DNA from Rhodothermus bifroesti:
AGTACGTCAATCAAGATCTGGGCAGCTTCCCGGTCGCTTTCGGTGACGGTGGAGACCTGGTGCACAAAGACTACCGTAAAAGCACAGTAGCCTTTGACTTCGGCGTCATCTATCAAACGGGCTTCCGAAGCCTAACGTTTGCCGTTAGCGCCCGTAACTTTTCGCGTGAGCTTAAGTACGAACGCGAAAACTTTGAACCGCCGCTTACCTTCCGCATTGGCGTAGCCATGAACCTGCTCGACCTGACTAACCAAGATCCTAATATGCACCGGCTTCTGGTAGCCGTAGATGCCGAGCGCCCGCGCGACTTCGACGAACGACTGCACATTGGCGCTGAATATCTGCTGCTCAACACACTGGCCCTGCGGGCTGGCTATGCCTACCCCTCGGACGTGGAAGGCGCTAGTCTGGGCGTAGGCGTGCGGCAACGCTTTGGCTCGGTGAACTTTGCTTTCGATTACGCCTACACCGTCTTTGAAACCTTCAGCAACGTCAACCGCCTAGGTATCCAAATTTCCTTTTAGGTAGCGTAAACTATAGCATTAGAGCCTTGTAAACTCGGTCTGCCCTTTTTAGGTGCAGACCGAGTTTTTTCCTTTGTACCAAAGGAGTCATGGCAAAGCAGCTGGGATGTTATCTAGGCCTCTGGGGGATCCTCCTTGTTGGATGGGGATGTCACGCTCCTGAACCAGCAACCGATGTCGATACACCGCTTTTTGAAGAAGTCACCTCTGAAGCCGGCCTGGCTGATTTTCGCCACCAAACCGGTGCATTCGGCAAAAAATGGATGCCGGAAAGCCTTGGCGGAGGGGGCGGATTTGTAGACATCGATGGGGACGGCTGGTCCGACATTGTGCTGGTCACCGGTGCCCACTGGCCTGGCCACGGGCCTGCATTGCCTGCCCTGACCGTGTATCGCAACCGGGGCGACGGCACATTTGAAAACTGGACCGAGAAAACAGGGCTGGATCGCTATACAGCCTATGGGATGGGACTCGCAGCGGCTGACTACGATAACGATGGCGATATGGACCTTTTCCTTACAGCCCTAGGGCCAAACCTGCTTTTTCGGAATGAAGGAGGACGGTTTATCGAAGTCAGCCGTGAGGCCGGATTACCCCGCGATGCGCAATGGAGCACTGCAGCGATTTTTTTGGACGCCGATCGAGATGGATGGCTGGATCTCTTCTACGGAAACTATGTGGACTGGACCCCAGAGACCGATTTGTTTTGCTCAACTGATGGGGTACATAAAGATTATTGCACGCCACGTCAGTACCCAGGGGTGTCGGGACGCTTTTTCCGCAACAACGGCAACGGCACCTTCACTGAGCAAACCCACAAAGCCGGCTTTGCTGCCATGCCTGGCAAAACACTTGGCGTTGCCGAGCTGGACGTAAATCGCGACGGCTGGCCCGATCTTGTCGTGGCCAACGACACGCAACGCAACCTGCTTTTTATCAACAATGGCGATGGGACCTTTACCGAGCAAGGCCTTGCCGCTGGTATTGCCTTTGACGCCAATGGTCGCGCTCGAGCAGGCATGGGGATCGATGTAGGGTTTATCGGCACAACGGCTACACCGGTCATTGCGATTGGTAATTTTTCCAACGAAATGGTCGCTTTTTTTCAGTACGTTGATCAAGGGGTTTTTATTGATCGGGCCCCACAGGTTGGACTGGGCTCTTCGACCCTGCTGAGCTTAACATTTGGACTGTTTTTCTTTGATGCGGATCTGGACGGAAGACTCGACCTCTTGCTCTGCAATGGCCATATCCAGGAAACGATCGAACAGGTACAGGATGGCGTAACCTTTCGGCAACGTCCTCAGCTTTTTATGCAGCGTGCGGAGGGTATTTTTGAAGCATGGCCACCCCAAGGACCACTAGCACAACCGCTTTTGGGGCGCGGGGCTGCCTATGCCGACTATGATCGCGATGGCGATCTCGATGTGCTGCTCATTGAAAATGGTGGCCCGGTACATTTGTGGCGTAACCGGGTAAACCCAGGAAGTCCTGGAGCGCCTTATAGCGTGCAGCTTGAGTTGCAGGGAACGCGCAGTAACCGCAACGCTCTAGGCACACACCTAATCCTCTACGCAAATGGCCAGCGACAAGAGCGCCGTGTCCATGGAGGGAGCAGCTATCTTTCTCAGCATGAATATCGCCTAACAGTTGGTTTAGGCTCAGCCCGGCAAATTGACTCGCTGTTTGTGCTATGGCCTAGCGGCCAAATTGACCGATGGGTACAACTACCGGCGCAAAGTGCATGGCGCGTAATCGAAGCCAAAGGCCTCGAGCCGCTTCCGCTTCCTGGAAGCAAACGATAAGGCTGGGTGTTGCTGCAGCATTCCTGCTAAGCAGTTGTTACCCGGAGCCTGCTTCGCGGCCGGAGCTGCCTCCACCAGCACAAGTCTATCTGGCCCGCCTGCAACAGGCGCTGGCAACGCAGTCCTATGCCCTGGTATGGGCGCTGGCAGATAGCATTGCCCAATATGCTCCTGAATGGCCTGATGTGCATTTTGCACGTGGGCTGGTCTATATGCAACAGCGTCGCCACGAAGAAGCCGAAGCCGCTTTTCGCCGCGTACTGGCGGTGCAACCCGATTACGCAGGCGCTTGGTTTAATCTGGGGCAAAACGCTGCACTGGCCCGAAAATACCGCGAAGCCCTGCACTACTACCGACAAGAGCTGGCGTTGGCACGTAAAGTAACCGTAGACCCACGCGCGCTTGCCGCCATCTATGCCCAAATGGGACGCGCTTACGAGCGGTTAGCGCAAGACGACAGTGCGCGAAGTGCTTACGCCCAGGCGCTGACCATCGATAGCACGTTTGCCGAAGCCCACGACGGCCTGCGCCAAGTGCTCGAGCGCCAAGGACGTTATGCAGAAGCCCTAAAGCATGCTCAAAAAGCTTTGCTGCAGCACCCAGAGCATATCGCCTATCGCTACCACGTAGGCGCCCTATTGGTACAGTTGGGACGTTTTGCAGAAGCCCGACCGCTTCTGGAGGAAGTTGCACGCCGCTGGCCGGGACATGACGGTGCAGCCTATAACCTGGGCCGCGCTTTGATCGGTTTAGGACAAACCGCTGAGGGCCAACGTTATCTGCAAAAAGCCGATTCGCTGCAGCGTGTAACCGAAACACTTCTTTTGGCACAGCGACGCGTTGAACTAAGTCCTCGCGATCCCGAAGCTTGGTCCAATTATGCGCGCCAGCTTATGCAGGTCGGCTATCTAGAGGAGGCCTACAGAGCGCTACAGACAGCTTTGAGCTTAGCTCCAGGGAATCTGGCCTTGCTGAGCAACTTAGCGCAGCTTTACCTGGCCATGGGCGATACCGCAAGTGCCTTAGCTGGCATGGAGCGCATCGTCAAAGCCGATACTACCTTTGCCGAAGGCTGGTTCAACCTCGGCGTGCTCTACGCGATGACTGGCCGCCGAGAGGCTGCCCGCCGGGCCTGGCAGCGCACGCTGCAGCTGAACCCCTCCCACACGCTAGCCCAAACGTATTTGCGACAACTCCCCTGAGCGCAATGAAACCCTGCTTTGCCCTACTCTGCCTGATCAGCCTCGCACTTGTCGCCTGCAACCAGCCAGGCGCAAAAGAGCGGCCGGTTCATAAGCGCGTGCAGTACTTTCTGCTCCGCGCCGAGGCAGCACTCGAGCGCTATGCTTTTGCCGAAGCATTGGCTCTGGCAGACAGCGCTGCCCGATACGATCCGGACGAGCCAGCAATTGCGTTTTTGCGTGGACGGCTTTATGCTGAAATGGCCCAGTTTGCACAAGCCGAGGCTGCCTACCAGGAGGTGCTACGCCGCAATCCCCGCTTTAAAGGCGCTTGGCATAACCTGGCCAATCTTAAAGCACGGCAGCATCAATTCCGTGAAGCCATACGCTTGTACCATAATGAACTCAAACACCACCCCGGTGCGGCTTCCTGGCAAGCTATAGGACGGGCTTATCGTGAACTCGGCCAAGTAGACAGCGCTGCTTACGCCTATCAGCAAGCCTTAAGCCTAGACAGCAGCTACGTACCTGCGTATATCGGCATGGCCCAATTGCTGGACAATGAGGGCCGCTTTGAAGCGGCTTTACCCTATGCCGCAAAGGCGCAGCAACTCAGCCCAGCTAGCCCCGAGACGAATTATCTGCTGGGCGAGCTGCTGATGAAAAACGGACGGTTCGAAGAGGCCCTTCGGTATCTCCAACAAGCCGCGACGGCCTGGCCTTGGCATGCCGCAATCCAGTATAGCATAGGTCAGACGCTCTTACGATTGGGACAGCGCGCAGCTGGCGAAGCTGCCCTTCGGCGCGCAGAACAGCTCCGGCCACTGAATGCCCAACTGCAGATGATGGAAGAAGCCGTGCGAACCACACCCGGCAATCCCTACGCATTTGCTGCATTAGGATCTGTACTGCGCCGCTTGGGACGTTACGACGAAGCGCTGCGTGCCTACACCATCGCGCTCTTTCTTTCCCCGAACAATCCTGAAATTTTGCACAACGTAGCTGCCCTGCACTTTGTGCAGGGCGATACGCTCACGGCCATAGCCACCTACCAGCAGGTGCTGGCCATCGACTCTACGTTTGCCGACGCTTGGCTGAATTTGGGCATTCTCTATGCTCTGCGCGGCGAACGCGAAGCCGCAAGGCATGCCTGGCAACAGGTGTTACGTTACGATCCAGAGCATCCAGCTGCACGTCGGTACCTAGCCCGCCTAGCGCGCCCTTAGCGGTGTAAGCATGGGAACGCTTCCAACAAGAAAGTCCCTATCTAGGGACTTGTTTTTATCGATTGTTTTGCTCTAAAATCTCTTCACGTTTTCAGGATAGCGCTTTCTCGAAAACCTAAGCCCACCGTAGCTATGAAAAACTTTCTTAGCGCACGGCTAAGTGCCATGATGTTTCTCCAGTTCTTTATCTGGGGAGCTTGGTATACGTCGGTAGCTGTGTACATGACCGCCGAAGGTATGGAAACCCTTACGCACTGGCCGTACACGGTTAACCCCATCGCAGCCATTGTCGCTCCTTTCTTTTTGGGCTTGGTGGCCGACCGGTTTTTTGCTACTGAAAAGGTGCTGGGCGTGCTTCATCTGCTGGGAGGATTCGTGATGCTGCTGGTGCCGCAGTTTAGCAGCACACCTGTGGCGTTTATCTTGCTGTTATTGCTCTATAACCTCTGCTACATGCCTACACTGGGCCTAGCCAACTCGCTCGCTTTTCACAATATCCAAAGCCAAGAAAAGCAATTTCCGCTTATTCGCGTCTTCGGTACAATCGGTTGGATTATAGCTGGACTATTTGTCAGCTTTGTGCTTAAAGCGTTGGTGACGGATGGGCGTTTGCCTGAGCAGACACCTATGCCCATCTACACGGCCGCGGTGGCCAGCATCCTTCTGGGGCTTTATAGCTTTACGCTGCCCCATACACCCCCGCCTGCTGCTGGGCAGCGTGTCTCGATACGCAGCATCGTAGGGCTCGACGCTCTGCAGCAACTGGGCAGCCGGCCTTTTTACGTGTTCCTTGTGAGTTCCTTTTTAATCTGCATTCCCCTGGCGGCTTACTACAACTTCACGCAGCTTTTCCTGAAAGCTACGGGCTTTCAGAACATTGCCGGCACACAGACACTCGGCCAAATGTCTGAGGTGATCTTCATGCTACTTATGCCGTTGTTTTTTGCCCGCTTGGGCGTCAAATGGATGCTTCTGGTTGGCATGGGCGCTTGGGTACTGCGCTACGTGCTGTTTGCGCTGGCTGCCCCCGATACAATTTTCTGGATGATCATCCTGGGTATTCTGCTGCACGGCATTTGCTATGACTTTTTCTTTGTCACTGGCCAGATTTACGTGGATAAAAAATCCACGCCAGAAATTCGCGGCCAGGCGCAGGGAATGCTGGTGCTGGTAACCTATGGCGTCGGTATGCTGATTGGCGCTCAAGTGGCTGGTAACGTGTACAACAGTTTTCTAAACGGCGCCTCGGACCTAACCCTGGCTCAGTGGCAGCAGTTCTGGTTTATCCCAGCTGCCTTTGCGGCTGTGGTTATGGTGGGCTTTGGACTGCTCTTTAACGATCGCGTAGAACGGGCTCCGGTAACAGCTCCCCAAGCCACTACTGCAGAACAGTAATCCAAAAATCCATGCCATGAACCGACGTGACTTTCTGCGCCATACGGCTGCCTGCGTGGTGGCCAGTACAATGATGCCACGCTGGGCATTTTCGGCCGATGAGCCTTGGTTTAAGATCTCGCTGGCTGAATGGTCACTGCACCGCACAATCTTTGGGGGAAAGCTCGACCATCTGGATTTCCCGCTGGTTGCGCGACGCACGTTTGGCCTGGATGCTGTAGAGTACGTCAACCAGTTCTTTTTTGACCGCGCAAAAGACCAGGCCTACTTGCAGGAAATGAAACTGCGTGCCGAAGGGGAAGGGGTCCGCAGCTTGCTCATTATGTGCGACCGGGAAGGTCGACTCGGTGACCCGGATCCCGAAAAGCGCCGCCAGGCCGTGGAAAATCACTACAAATGGGTTGAAGCCGCACGTTTCCTAGGATGTCATTCTATCCGGGTCAATGCTGCCAGCGAAGGCTCCTATGAAGAGCAGCAAAAATTGGCTGCCGATGGGCTGCGCCGGCTAACTGAGTTTGCCGCTGAGTATGAA
This window encodes:
- a CDS encoding CRTAC1 family protein, translated to MAKQLGCYLGLWGILLVGWGCHAPEPATDVDTPLFEEVTSEAGLADFRHQTGAFGKKWMPESLGGGGGFVDIDGDGWSDIVLVTGAHWPGHGPALPALTVYRNRGDGTFENWTEKTGLDRYTAYGMGLAAADYDNDGDMDLFLTALGPNLLFRNEGGRFIEVSREAGLPRDAQWSTAAIFLDADRDGWLDLFYGNYVDWTPETDLFCSTDGVHKDYCTPRQYPGVSGRFFRNNGNGTFTEQTHKAGFAAMPGKTLGVAELDVNRDGWPDLVVANDTQRNLLFINNGDGTFTEQGLAAGIAFDANGRARAGMGIDVGFIGTTATPVIAIGNFSNEMVAFFQYVDQGVFIDRAPQVGLGSSTLLSLTFGLFFFDADLDGRLDLLLCNGHIQETIEQVQDGVTFRQRPQLFMQRAEGIFEAWPPQGPLAQPLLGRGAAYADYDRDGDLDVLLIENGGPVHLWRNRVNPGSPGAPYSVQLELQGTRSNRNALGTHLILYANGQRQERRVHGGSSYLSQHEYRLTVGLGSARQIDSLFVLWPSGQIDRWVQLPAQSAWRVIEAKGLEPLPLPGSKR
- a CDS encoding tetratricopeptide repeat protein; the encoded protein is MARNRSQRPRAASASWKQTIRLGVAAAFLLSSCYPEPASRPELPPPAQVYLARLQQALATQSYALVWALADSIAQYAPEWPDVHFARGLVYMQQRRHEEAEAAFRRVLAVQPDYAGAWFNLGQNAALARKYREALHYYRQELALARKVTVDPRALAAIYAQMGRAYERLAQDDSARSAYAQALTIDSTFAEAHDGLRQVLERQGRYAEALKHAQKALLQHPEHIAYRYHVGALLVQLGRFAEARPLLEEVARRWPGHDGAAYNLGRALIGLGQTAEGQRYLQKADSLQRVTETLLLAQRRVELSPRDPEAWSNYARQLMQVGYLEEAYRALQTALSLAPGNLALLSNLAQLYLAMGDTASALAGMERIVKADTTFAEGWFNLGVLYAMTGRREAARRAWQRTLQLNPSHTLAQTYLRQLP
- a CDS encoding tetratricopeptide repeat protein — protein: MKPCFALLCLISLALVACNQPGAKERPVHKRVQYFLLRAEAALERYAFAEALALADSAARYDPDEPAIAFLRGRLYAEMAQFAQAEAAYQEVLRRNPRFKGAWHNLANLKARQHQFREAIRLYHNELKHHPGAASWQAIGRAYRELGQVDSAAYAYQQALSLDSSYVPAYIGMAQLLDNEGRFEAALPYAAKAQQLSPASPETNYLLGELLMKNGRFEEALRYLQQAATAWPWHAAIQYSIGQTLLRLGQRAAGEAALRRAEQLRPLNAQLQMMEEAVRTTPGNPYAFAALGSVLRRLGRYDEALRAYTIALFLSPNNPEILHNVAALHFVQGDTLTAIATYQQVLAIDSTFADAWLNLGILYALRGEREAARHAWQQVLRYDPEHPAARRYLARLARP
- a CDS encoding nucleoside permease; translation: MKNFLSARLSAMMFLQFFIWGAWYTSVAVYMTAEGMETLTHWPYTVNPIAAIVAPFFLGLVADRFFATEKVLGVLHLLGGFVMLLVPQFSSTPVAFILLLLLYNLCYMPTLGLANSLAFHNIQSQEKQFPLIRVFGTIGWIIAGLFVSFVLKALVTDGRLPEQTPMPIYTAAVASILLGLYSFTLPHTPPPAAGQRVSIRSIVGLDALQQLGSRPFYVFLVSSFLICIPLAAYYNFTQLFLKATGFQNIAGTQTLGQMSEVIFMLLMPLFFARLGVKWMLLVGMGAWVLRYVLFALAAPDTIFWMIILGILLHGICYDFFFVTGQIYVDKKSTPEIRGQAQGMLVLVTYGVGMLIGAQVAGNVYNSFLNGASDLTLAQWQQFWFIPAAFAAVVMVGFGLLFNDRVERAPVTAPQATTAEQ
- a CDS encoding sugar phosphate isomerase/epimerase family protein, with the translated sequence MNRRDFLRHTAACVVASTMMPRWAFSADEPWFKISLAEWSLHRTIFGGKLDHLDFPLVARRTFGLDAVEYVNQFFFDRAKDQAYLQEMKLRAEGEGVRSLLIMCDREGRLGDPDPEKRRQAVENHYKWVEAARFLGCHSIRVNAASEGSYEEQQKLAADGLRRLTEFAAEYELNVIVENHGGLSSNGAWLAGVIRMVDHPRCGTLPDFGNWRIEADTWYDPYQGLAELMPFAKGVSAKSHDFDAQGNETRLDYYRLLRIVHDAGYRGYIGIEYEGNRLEEMEGIRATKALLERVRDALAVSSEE